A single region of the Lepus europaeus isolate LE1 chromosome 1, mLepTim1.pri, whole genome shotgun sequence genome encodes:
- the PRSS56 gene encoding serine protease 56: MLLALLLLLLLPPPPPRPWAAQGHPLYMRLPPGTLQVLSAQGTQALQAAQRSAQWAVRRVAMEIQHRLHECPGPGRPRPQAPVLQDPPEPGPCGERRPGTANVTRAHGRIVGGSAAPPGSWPWLVRLQLGGQPLCGGVLVAASWVLTAAHCFAGAQNELLWTVTLAEGPRGEQAEEVPVNRILPHPKFDPQTFHNDLALVQLWTPVSPAGPARPVCLPQGPREPPAGTACAIAGWGALFEDGPEAEALREARVPLLSSDTCRRALGPALRPSTMLCAGYLAGGVDSCQGDSGGPLTCSEPGPRPREVLFGVTSWGDGCGEPGKPGVYTRVAVFKDWLQEQMTAPSGREPSCRELLAWDPPEEPRADAVPVCSFYGRRCAGSEGACARLAHQQCLQRRRRCELRSLAHTLLGLLRGAQELLGPRPGLRRLTPTLARPAPSLREPPRHPAREQRLHSGSWAAGARFAKRRPEQRGEASGCPGLEPLRQKLATLQDAHAWILQVPSEHMAMNFHEVLADLSSKTLSGLFRAWVRAGLGGRRVVFSSLVGLEPATLARSLPRLLVQALQAFRAAALADRGPKAAQGGVR; this comes from the exons atgctgctggctctgctgctgctgctgctgctgccgccgccgcccccacGCCCATGGGCTGCGCAAGGGCACCCCCTGTACATGCGCCTGCCCCCTGGCACCCTGCAAG TTCTGTCGGCCCAGGGGACCCAGGCCTTGCAGGCTGCTCAACGGAGCGCTCAGTGGGCAGTGAGGCGCGTGGCCATGGAGATCCAGCACAGACTGCATGAGTGCCCAG GACCTGGGCGCCCCAGGCCGCAAGCTCCTGTCCTCCAGGATCCACCTGAACCAG GGCCGTGCGGCGAGAGGCGCCCGGGCACCGCCAACGTGACGCGGGCTCACGGCCGCATAGTGGGGGGCAGCGCGGCGCCGCCCgggtcctggccctggctggtgAGACTGCAACTCGGCGGGCAGCCTCTGTGCGGCGGCGTCCTGGTGGCGGCGTCCTGGGTGCTCACGGCGGCGCACTGCTTCGCAGG CGCCCAGAACGAGCTCCTGTGGACGGTGACGCTGGCAGAGGGTCCCCGGGGGGAGCAGGCCGAGGAGGTGCCAGTGAACCGCATCTTACCGCACCCCAAG TTTGACCCGCAGACCTTCCACAACGACCTGGCCCTGGTGCAGCTGTGGACGCCCGTGAGCCCGGCGGGGCCGGCGCGCCCTGTGTGTCTGCCCCAGGGGCCGCGGGAACCCCCCGCGGGCACCGCCTGCGCCATCGCGGGCTGGGGAGCCCTCTTCGAAG ACGGCCCGGAGGCCGAGGCGCTGAGGGAGGCCCGCGTCCCGCTGCTCAGCTCCGACACCTGCCGAAGGGCCCTGGGGCCGGCCCTGCGCCCCAGCACCATGCTCTGTGCCGGCTACCTGGCGGGGGGCGTCGACTCGTGCCAG GGTGACTCTGGAGGGCCCCTGACCTGCTCCGAGCCTGGACCTCGCCCCAGGGAGGTCCTGTTCGGAGTCACCTCCTGGGGGGACGGCTGCGGGGAACCGGGGAAGCCCGGAGTCTACACTCGAGTGGCCGTGTTCAAGGACTGGCTGCAAGAGCAGATGA CGGCCCCCTCCGGACGCGAGCCCAGCTGCAGAGAGCTCTTGGCCTGGGACCCGCCCGAGGAGCCGCGAGCAGACGCCGTCCCGGTCTGCTCCTTCTACGGCCGCCGGTGCGCGGGGTCCGAGGGCGCCTGTGCGCGCCTGGCGCACCAGCAGTGCCTGCAGCGCAGGCGGCGATGCG AGCTGCGCTCGCTGGCGCACACGCTGCTGGGCCTGCTGCGGGGCGCCCAGGAGCTGCTCGGGCCGCGCCCGGGGCTGCGGCGCCTGACCCCCACCTTGGCTCGCCCCGCGCCGTCGCTGCGGGAGCCTCCCCGGCACCCGGCCCGCGAGCAGCGGCTACACTCAG GATCCTGGGCTGCGGGCGCGCGGTTCGCGAAGCGGAGGCCGGAGCAGCGCGGGGAGGCTAGCG GCTGCCCTGGGCTAGAGCCCCTGCGACAGAAGTTAGCCACCCTCCAGGACGCCCACGCCTGGATCCTGCAGGTCCCCTCAGAGCACATGGCCATGAACTTCCACGAG GTGCTGGCAGATCTGAGCTCCAAGACCTTGAGCGGCCTTTTCCGAGCGTGGGTGCGGGCCGGCTTGGGGGGCCGGCGCGTGGTTTTCAGCAGCCTGGTGGGCCTGGAGCCTGCCACACTGGCCCGCAGCCTCCCCCGGCTGCTGGTGCAGGCCCTGCAGGCCTTCCGGGCAGCTGCGCTGGCAGACAGAGGACCCAAAGCAGCCCAGGGAGGGGTCAGGTAG